In Myotis daubentonii chromosome 11, mMyoDau2.1, whole genome shotgun sequence, the genomic window AGCCCAGAGGGGTGGCCTGGAGCAGGGCCCCTGCGCCTGGTCAGGGCGTGTCCCCACCCTCAGAGCGTGACTCcgtgggccaggctggggggcgggaTGGGATGATGAGACCAGACAGGCCTTAGCGGTGCCTGCCCTCCTGGCGCGTTATCCCTGGGCTGAGAGGCCCAGCGCTCAacgctccctgcagcccaggcgcCACGCCGGCACGCCACACGCCTGTTTGTCATAAATGAAGGTCCGTTCTTGCTGGCGATCCCAggacgctgggctgggcactgAGGCATACAGCAaggagggccaggcctgggccggCTCCCGGCAGGGTGGCCACTGCCCAAACTCCTGACGCCGCTGGGTGGTGCCGGGCACCGTTGGGGGTCCCTCTCCTGCCTGGCTCGGGGGGCACCCCTTGGAGGCTCCCCGGGTTTGCTCTGAAGGCGAGCTCCACGCCTGCCTATCTCCCTCCTCCAGGGGCTGCCGGCCACGCCTTATCGCCGGCCCTGGCTGTGGTTCAGAGCAGCCGCCATCCCTTTCCCGCGCTTGGCCCTATCGCCCCTGCAGCCAGGGAGGCGGGGCCTCCTCCTCCGAGACCTGCAGAGAAGGGGACAGGCCCAGGGAGGTTAAGGGTCGGCCCGAACTGCGCAGCGGGTGAGCTGGGATGCGGAGCCACTAGCATCTGGCTCTTCCACAGGGGCTGAGAGCACCTCTTTCTGTGGCCTCTGAAGGCCCGTCCAACCAGGATGCAAGCGCGGCTTCTGGGGGTGCCCGCAGGGCGCCCCACACGGAGACCCTGCCTTCCTTCTCTGCTCCGAGCGCTGGGGGCTCGGGGTGTGCGGCGGCGGCGGGCCGGCCTGGGTGCTCCAGAGGTCGGTGTGCTCATTTCCTGCGTTAGGACTGGTAGTTGCCATAACCAAGTGCCACAAAccaggtggcttaaacagcaggtCTTCTCCCAGGTTCTGACGTCTACAGAACCAGAACCCAGGCGCCAGCAAGGCCGGTTCCCGCCGTGGGTTCCCAGGGAGTGTGCCTCGTGCCTCTCTGGGGGCCACCAGGACCCCTTGGCTTGTGGCCGCGTCACTCCAATCCCTGCCTCCGCCTCCACAGGGCGGCCCCAATCCAGTTCAATCTCTAATGTGGTCACGTCTGCAAACACCCTACTTCTAAAAAGGGTCACGTTCACAGGGTCCGGGTGGACAAGAACTTTGGGGGGGACACTGTTCCACCCAGGACAGTGGGTTCTGACTTCAGGGGGAGGCTGTCCTCCTCACCGCGCTCACCTCTCCCCTGGCAGGTGCGGGGCGCACGCCGACCATGCCTCGCTCCTTCCTGGTGAAGAGCAAGAAGGCTCACACCTACCACCAGCCCCGCGTCCAGGACGATGAACCATTCTGGCCTCCTGTCCTGAGCCCGGGTGAGTGACAGCACAGGCTGGGCCCCCCGCTGCACCCCGGCCCCTGCCCCACAGGACGGGGCTGCAGCAGCCCACCCCCCTCCAGGTCTGGGCACAGGGGACCTGTCCCTgctggctgaatgaatgaatgaatgaatgcatgtgtTCGCCCATCTCCCTGAGCCCTGGGGGCCAGGAGAGCTCAGCATGGAGCTTGTCGGTAGCTGCAGATGAGGGCGAGTGGGTCTCAAACGGAGCCCGATCCAGGGCTGAGCTCGGGGCTCCGAGAAACCGAGACGGTCCAAGAGTTCTCCCGGGGTCTCCCCTGGCCTCCAGCCGCTCCCCCTCTGGGCAGAGCCAAGCACCTTTCTCTCCGGGCCCctcctcctgggtccctcccagGGCTGCGGCCGGGGCGCTGAGGGCCTTGTCTCACACAGCGGCCAGCGACCCGGTCCCGAGCAGCCACCCTGTCCTCGGCACCCTGCTCCCGGGCCCGCGCCTGGACTGGCCCGACCTCAAGCGGGAGCCGGCGCTGGAGCTGGACCAGAGCTGGACCAGCATGGCCTCGGCACCAGGTACCCGCCcacggccccagcccctccccagtgagtgcgaggggggggggagggacctcGGAGTCCGGAGTCAGGGCCGAGGGACAAGGCCCCCTGTACGCTGGGCTATCGGGCTTCTGCGTGGAGCCTCCTGGGCGGGACCTCATTTCCGGATGAGGAcgcggtgtgggggtgggggagccgcTGGAGGGCTGACGAGTGGGCCCTCTGGGGCGGGGGCGCATGGGACTTACACACTGACCCCCTCAGCACAGGGGAGGGGTGGGCGCCCTGTGGGTACATCCGTCACCACCTGGCACGTGTCCCACTCTCCACAGGGGGTCCTGCTGGGCCGTCCCAACCCCGGGACAGGGACTCGCCAGCCTCCAACTCCCCTCCGCTGTACAAGCCCAGCTTCTGCTGGGACGCCCTGGCCTCGGCCTACAGCCACAGCTACCGGCAGGCCCCCTCCACCATGCAGTCCGCCTTCCTGGAGCGCTCCGTCAGCCTGTACGGCAGCCCCCTGGTGCCCAGCGCTGAGCCGCCTTTGGACTTCAGCCTCCGCTACTCGCCGGGCCTGGACGCGTACCACTGCGTCAAGTGCAGCAAGGTGAGCGCCCGtccaggccccagctggcagagCGGGCACGCGCAGCGGGGCGACCCCGGGCGGGCGCCGCGGGTCCCCTGGTGGGATCGGGGCCTCACAACCTTGTCCTCGTCACCAGTCCTTGAGCCCTGACCgtgtgcccagccctgtgctgcGCACGTGACATGCATGAGCCGGGGGAGGCGGACGCAGGTTCAGAAAGGGTGAATCACTTGCCCAAGAGCCCCCAGCGAGGAGATATCAGAACCAGGCGCAAACCTGCCTCCGGCCAACTGTGGTCTTTAACCACTAGGCTGCCTGTTCAGCTCTAGAAAGGGCGACGAGGGGCCTTCCAGACCCCCCAGCCCCACTTTACAGACAGGAAAcccaaccacagagggaaaggggccccgcccccgccccccccccccccccgtggcttCATGCGCTGTCCCCGCCCCCAGGTCTTCTCCACCCCACACGGGCTTGAGGTGCACGCCCGTCGCTCCCACAGCGGGACCCGGCCCTTCGCCTGCGACGTCTGCGGCAAGACCTTCGGCCACGTGGTCAGCCTGGAGCAGCACACGCACATCCACTCGCAGGTGGGCAGCCGGAGCCAGGAGCCCCTCCCTCTGCGCTCCTCCCAGGAGGCCGGGGGGGCTACGGCTGGCCGGTCACCCTGCCCCTGAGGGTGATGCGGGTCCCTCGCTGCCTGCTGCCCTCGTCGGCGTCTCCGGTGCCCACTCCTGGCACATTCACCCCGACGGACCGAGTGGGCTTCATGCACAATTGCAAGAGGCTCTGACCCAGGCTGGTTGGGGGGCCGCAGGGTGTCTGTGAGGCTCAGAAATGCCCCGCCCCTCACCATCCCCCGGGGGCAGGACAGGAGTTCTCGCCTTGGAGGCCCTTGACTCTTGGCCTCTCAGAGTCAGGCTTCCCGTGCGTCTGGTCCCACGTAGCCCTCCCAGAGGCTGGAACCCCTTCCTCAGGATTCATTCTGGCAAAACAGCCCCACTGGCCTGAGTCGCTGGCCCGGGGTCAGGTCGGGAAGAAGGAAGTTTCGCGAGCGTTGCCTTCGCAAGCACGAACCACGGGCCAGTCTCCACCTGCAAGCCCCCCGACCTCTGAGGTCATTGCCGCTCCTGTTCCAggtgcagatgaggaaaccgagtcTCAGGGAGGGGAAACACTTGCCTGTGGTCAGGTGGCTAGTGAGATGCAGGAGCCAGACGCAGGCCTCAAAACCAGACTCCACCAAACCGCACCCCACGGCCATCCCGCCCCCAGGAACTCACTCTGGGTTAAGGGACGTGAAATGTGAACGCCCCCCCGCCCAAAAAAAACACCACTCCCAGATCAGTGGGTCCATCAGTCCATCAACAAATATGTCTTTTGTTTGGGATCCCGTGAAAGTCACAAGGAAAAACCCACAGGAGGCCGCTCGGCCGGAGCCTCAGCCCCTCCTGGGAGGCAGGACgggggggccctggggcctgcCCCTCCAGGCCACCCCAACAGACTGTCCTGTTCCTCAGGGGATCCCGGCCGGGTCCAGTCCTGCGCCGGCGCCTGACCCCCCAGGGCCTCGTTTCCCCCGGCAGGAGCGCAGCTTCGAGTGCCAGATGTGCGGCAAAGCCTTCAAGCGCTCGTCCACCCTGTCCACCCACCTGCTCATCCACTCGGACACGCGGCCCTACCCCTGCCAGTTCTGCGGCAAGCGCTTCCACCAGAAGTCGGACATGAAGAAGCACACCTACATCCACACGGGTGAGCCGCCGCCAGCGCCACCCGCCCGCCGGCACTCGGGGCCACAGggcccaggcagagcctgggcacCCCCACCTTCCACTGTTCAAAGGCCCCGGCTTTAGGACAGTGGGATCAGGTTACacggggcgccccccccccccgcccccaacaggAGGGCTGGAGGCACTGTGTTGCTTAAGTTCACTTACTGGTAATGCACAGAGAAAATGCTGGAAGGAAACAGCACAGGTCAGCAATGTTGATCTCCGGGTAGAAGTGAGACTAGCAGGtgcctttttcattcattcattcattcattcattcactcctcgGCTATTGCCCGAGTGCCTCTTTTGCACCCGGCTCTGTGCCAGGGGCTGCACGAGATTGATAAAGCAGAGAGATCCGGCCCCCGCCCCAACCAGGGTACAATGCAGTGCGGGGCGGGGAGGTGTCAGAGGGAATGTGGGTTGGTCCTGagataaaacataataaaattgcAGAGAACAGATGCAGGGCGTGGGGGCACAGCCGGCCCTGACGCCGTCCTCGCTGCCCCGCAGGTGAGAAGCCACACAAGTGCCAGGTGTGCGGAAAGGCCTTCAGCCAGAGCTCCAACCTCATCACCCACAGCCGGAAGCACACAGGCTTCAAGCCCTTCAGCTGCGAGCTCTGCGCCAAGGGCTTCCAGCGCAAGGTGGACCTGCGGCGGCACCGCGAGAGCCAGCACAACCTCAAGTGAGGCCGTGCCCCTCCCATCCCCGACCAGCCTGTCCTGCCGTCCTGTCGCCCGGAGGGAGGCCAGCCTCGTGCGCCCAGATCCCCAGTCTCCCGGGGGCAACACTGGATGGGAGTCCTGCAGCTTGTTTTGAGACGCGGGAaactgctgtgtgactttgggctaATCGCTTTCCCTCTCTGGACCCATAGTTCTCCTGCTGTAAAGTGTGGGAACTGGGTTGGGTCTTTTCTGAGCTGAAGGTATAATAACTTGGGTGACTTCCccagggcagagcccaggccagagcAGCCCCATGTGGACCGCGATGCCACGATCAGACCAGACCCGCAGAGCCGGGACCCACAGAGAAATCCTCCCGGTGCCTTCTGCCCACAGCGCTGGGATCCGGTCCCCTGGGCCTTTAGGGGGCCTCTTTCAGGCGGCCAGATGGTCAGAGCCACGTCCTGCCCCGGTGGGATGCCCAGCACCCCTCTGCTTCAGCCAGACCTGCTGGTGACCCCCCACTTCTGACCGGCACTCAGCTGGGCTCTGGTCTGCCCTCAGACCCCCGGGCTGGATAAACCAGCAGTTATTGCTGTCAAAAGCCTGTTCCCCTCAACCGCTGTACATGGAAATAAAGACACAGATTTATTTACATCTGACCAG contains:
- the GFI1B gene encoding zinc finger protein Gfi-1b isoform X1, with the protein product MPRSFLVKSKKAHTYHQPRVQDDEPFWPPVLSPAASDPVPSSHPVLGTLLPGPRLDWPDLKREPALELDQSWTSMASAPGGPAGPSQPRDRDSPASNSPPLYKPSFCWDALASAYSHSYRQAPSTMQSAFLERSVSLYGSPLVPSAEPPLDFSLRYSPGLDAYHCVKCSKVFSTPHGLEVHARRSHSGTRPFACDVCGKTFGHVVSLEQHTHIHSQGIPAGSSPAPAPDPPGPRFPRQERSFECQMCGKAFKRSSTLSTHLLIHSDTRPYPCQFCGKRFHQKSDMKKHTYIHTGEKPHKCQVCGKAFSQSSNLITHSRKHTGFKPFSCELCAKGFQRKVDLRRHRESQHNLK
- the GFI1B gene encoding zinc finger protein Gfi-1b isoform X2; the encoded protein is MPRSFLVKSKKAHTYHQPRVQDDEPFWPPVLSPAASDPVPSSHPVLGTLLPGPRLDWPDLKREPALELDQSWTSMASAPGGPAGPSQPRDRDSPASNSPPLYKPSFCWDALASAYSHSYRQAPSTMQSAFLERSVSLYGSPLVPSAEPPLDFSLRYSPGLDAYHCVKCSKVFSTPHGLEVHARRSHSGTRPFACDVCGKTFGHVVSLEQHTHIHSQERSFECQMCGKAFKRSSTLSTHLLIHSDTRPYPCQFCGKRFHQKSDMKKHTYIHTGEKPHKCQVCGKAFSQSSNLITHSRKHTGFKPFSCELCAKGFQRKVDLRRHRESQHNLK